The following proteins come from a genomic window of Pseudomonas syringae:
- a CDS encoding ABC transporter permease encodes MSRSTRSPTEIRSPPVANRYGKGLLGGAVVIALLALLIHWIGISTIKQYQDDLLFYLQAHLILVLVSMLAALVVGIPAGIALSRPSMVGRAERFMQIFNIGNTVPPLAVLAIALGILGIGSGPAIFALFLASLLPIVRNTYEGLKNVQGSLKEAAVGIGMTPRQVLWRVELPNAVPIIVGGVRVALAINVGTAPLAFLIGANSLGSLIFPGIALNNQPQLVLGAACTALLALLLDGLVTLASRLWLERGLAR; translated from the coding sequence ATGTCCAGATCAACGCGTTCGCCGACTGAAATAAGGAGTCCGCCTGTGGCAAATCGCTATGGCAAGGGGCTATTGGGAGGTGCGGTTGTGATCGCACTCCTGGCCCTGCTGATCCACTGGATCGGCATCAGTACTATCAAGCAATACCAGGATGACCTGCTGTTTTACCTTCAGGCTCACCTGATTCTGGTTCTGGTTTCAATGTTGGCGGCCTTGGTGGTCGGTATCCCGGCAGGCATCGCCCTCAGTCGACCAAGCATGGTCGGCCGCGCCGAACGCTTCATGCAGATATTCAACATTGGTAACACCGTTCCGCCTCTCGCCGTTCTGGCCATTGCCCTCGGGATTCTCGGTATCGGCAGCGGCCCCGCCATCTTCGCGCTGTTCCTCGCCTCCTTGTTGCCCATCGTGCGCAACACCTATGAAGGCCTGAAAAATGTTCAGGGCTCACTCAAGGAAGCTGCCGTCGGTATTGGCATGACTCCGCGCCAGGTGCTGTGGCGTGTCGAATTGCCCAACGCTGTACCGATCATTGTCGGTGGCGTGCGGGTCGCGCTGGCGATCAATGTCGGGACCGCGCCGCTGGCGTTTCTCATCGGTGCGAACAGCCTCGGCAGCCTGATTTTCCCCGGCATCGCCTTGAACAACCAGCCGCAACTGGTGCTGGGTGCGGCGTGTACCGCTCTGCTGGCGCTGCTGCTTGACGGGCTGGTGACACTGGCCAGCCGTCTCTGGCTGGAACGCGGTCTGGCTCGCTGA
- a CDS encoding glycine betaine ABC transporter substrate-binding protein produces the protein MKRICLFLGFALLFPALAQAAEKPLLRIGARVFTEQTMLSELTAQYLRTKNYDVQITGGLGSNLARSAQESGQLDLLWEYTGVSLVAYNHIDEKLDSAQTYARVKEVDAKKGLVWLSPSKFNNTYALALPQKIADQYPQVNTMSDLTKVLQDEAKEGHVVALDTEFANRSDGLIGMVKHYGMNLGRENTRQMDAGLVYTALQNGQVFAGLVYTTDGRLNAFKLKVLADDKHYFPDYTAAPVIRQQYLDAHPDIATLLKPLADLLDTQTMIDLNARVDVGHESPSVVAADFLRQHPLN, from the coding sequence ATGAAAAGAATATGCTTGTTTTTAGGCTTTGCCTTGCTGTTTCCGGCATTGGCCCAGGCAGCGGAAAAGCCGCTGTTACGCATCGGCGCTCGTGTGTTCACCGAACAGACCATGCTCAGTGAGCTGACCGCACAATATCTGCGCACCAAAAATTACGATGTGCAAATCACGGGCGGTCTGGGCAGCAATCTGGCGCGCAGCGCACAGGAAAGCGGCCAGCTCGATCTGCTGTGGGAATACACCGGCGTTTCATTGGTGGCCTACAACCACATCGATGAAAAGCTCGACAGCGCACAGACCTATGCGCGGGTGAAGGAAGTCGATGCCAAGAAAGGCCTGGTCTGGCTTTCCCCATCGAAGTTCAACAACACCTATGCGTTGGCACTGCCGCAGAAAATTGCTGACCAGTACCCGCAGGTCAACACCATGTCCGACCTGACCAAAGTCCTGCAAGACGAAGCCAAAGAGGGTCACGTCGTAGCGCTGGACACCGAGTTCGCCAACCGTTCTGACGGCCTGATCGGCATGGTCAAGCACTACGGCATGAATCTGGGTCGTGAGAACACTCGGCAGATGGACGCCGGGCTGGTCTACACCGCGCTGCAAAACGGTCAGGTATTCGCCGGTCTGGTGTACACCACCGACGGTCGTCTCAACGCTTTCAAACTGAAAGTGCTGGCAGACGACAAGCATTACTTCCCGGACTACACCGCTGCGCCGGTGATTCGTCAGCAGTATCTGGACGCGCATCCGGACATCGCCACGCTGCTCAAGCCGCTGGCTGATTTGCTGGACACCCAGACCATGATCGACCTCAACGCCCGCGTCGACGTCGGCCATGAGAGCCCATCCGTTGTTGCCGCAGATTTTCTGCGCCAGCATCCATTGAACTAA
- a CDS encoding ABC transporter permease, with the protein MSFLSAFSHLDWAQVLHLTWQHITLVGIAVTLAIVVGVPLGVLMTRFPALAGPLQASATVLLTVPSIALFGLLLPFYSKFGQGLGPMPAITAVFLYSLLPIMRNTYLALTGVEPGIREAAKGIGMTFGQRLRMVELPIAVPVILAGVRTAVVMNIGVMTIAATIGAGGLGVLILASISRSDMSMLIVGAVLVSILAIIADLLLQWLQRTLTPKGLLK; encoded by the coding sequence ATGAGTTTCTTGAGCGCCTTCTCCCATCTGGACTGGGCACAGGTTCTGCACCTGACCTGGCAGCACATCACGCTGGTCGGCATCGCAGTGACCCTGGCTATCGTCGTCGGTGTGCCGCTGGGCGTATTGATGACACGTTTCCCGGCATTGGCCGGTCCGCTGCAAGCCAGCGCCACCGTCCTGCTGACGGTACCGTCGATTGCCCTGTTCGGCCTGCTGCTGCCGTTCTATTCCAAGTTCGGTCAGGGCCTTGGCCCGATGCCTGCGATCACCGCAGTGTTTCTCTACTCGCTGCTGCCGATCATGCGTAACACCTACCTGGCGCTGACCGGCGTCGAGCCGGGTATTCGCGAAGCCGCCAAAGGCATCGGCATGACGTTTGGCCAGCGCCTGCGCATGGTCGAGCTGCCCATCGCCGTCCCTGTGATCCTCGCCGGTGTGCGCACCGCGGTGGTGATGAACATCGGTGTCATGACCATCGCCGCGACCATCGGTGCCGGTGGTCTGGGTGTACTTATTCTCGCTTCTATCAGCCGCAGCGATATGTCGATGCTGATCGTCGGCGCGGTTCTGGTCAGCATTCTGGCCATCATCGCCGACCTGCTTCTGCAATGGCTGCAACGCACGCTGACTCCAAAAGGATTACTGAAATGA
- a CDS encoding osmoprotectant ABC transporter ATP-binding protein OsmV, with the protein MIELQNLSKTFQSNGKEVKAVDSVSLTVNEGEICVFLGPSGCGKSTTLKMINRLIMPTSGKVLINGEDTTDLDEVTLRRNIGYVIQQIGLFPNMTIEENIVVVPKLLGWDKQRCHDRARELMSMIKLEPKQYLHRYPRELSGGQQQRIGVIRALAADAPLLLMDEPFGAVDPINREMIQNEFFEMQRALNKTVIMVSHDIDEAIKLGDKIAIFRGGKLLQIDHPDTLLAHPADDFVSSFVGQDSTLKRLLLVKAEDAADNAPSVSPETPVADALEVMDENDRRYIVVTDSENKAMGYVRRRDLHRQQGTCAQFLQEFNATAAYDEHLRILLSRMYEFNRAWLPVLDAENVFLGEVTQESIAAYLSSGRSRGMKTSIVSPAETAAAEATS; encoded by the coding sequence ATGATCGAACTCCAGAACCTCTCCAAGACTTTCCAGAGCAACGGCAAAGAAGTGAAGGCTGTCGATTCGGTCAGCCTCACCGTCAATGAAGGCGAAATCTGCGTTTTCCTCGGCCCGTCGGGCTGCGGCAAAAGCACCACGCTGAAAATGATCAATCGCCTGATCATGCCGACCTCCGGCAAAGTGCTGATCAACGGCGAAGACACTACCGATCTGGATGAAGTGACCCTGCGTCGCAACATCGGCTATGTGATTCAGCAGATCGGCCTGTTCCCGAACATGACCATCGAAGAAAACATTGTGGTGGTGCCCAAGCTGCTCGGCTGGGACAAGCAGCGTTGCCATGACCGTGCCCGCGAACTGATGAGCATGATCAAGCTGGAACCCAAGCAGTACCTGCATCGCTACCCGCGTGAACTGTCCGGTGGTCAGCAACAGCGGATCGGTGTGATTCGTGCACTCGCCGCCGACGCGCCTTTGCTGTTGATGGACGAACCGTTCGGTGCGGTCGACCCGATCAACCGCGAGATGATCCAGAACGAGTTCTTCGAGATGCAACGGGCGCTGAACAAGACCGTGATCATGGTCAGCCACGACATCGACGAAGCCATCAAGCTGGGCGACAAGATCGCAATCTTCCGTGGCGGCAAACTGTTGCAGATCGACCACCCGGACACCTTGCTCGCGCATCCGGCTGACGACTTCGTCAGCAGTTTCGTTGGTCAGGACAGCACCCTCAAACGCTTGCTACTGGTCAAGGCCGAAGACGCCGCCGACAACGCGCCGTCCGTCAGCCCGGAAACTCCGGTGGCCGATGCGCTGGAAGTGATGGACGAAAACGACCGTCGCTACATCGTTGTCACCGACAGCGAGAACAAGGCAATGGGCTATGTGCGTCGTCGTGATCTGCATCGTCAGCAGGGTACGTGTGCGCAGTTCCTGCAGGAGTTCAATGCCACTGCGGCGTACGATGAGCACTTGCGCATCCTGCTGTCGCGCATGTACGAGTTCAACCGCGCCTGGCTGCCGGTACTGGATGCCGAAAATGTGTTCCTGGGGGAGGTGACGCAAGAGTCGATTGCGGCTTATCTGAGCTCGGGTCGTTCGCGTGGCATGAAGACCAGTATTGTTTCGCCAGCTGAAACGGCTGCGGCAGAAGCCACGAGCTGA
- a CDS encoding DUF2599 domain-containing protein, with protein MDRSKTLLITLSLSALLAAPCVQAGEGTDVAWLMSYYYNRTPTDCGTGRPLDQCSGLRLRGTDSGQAFEPWDPSPNSVKSGGVSMSFLRKDVKYKDLGLKKTNGFVLKPNDFISQNENKISTLCFFPLDAWTDYRTNAGCSENSNTTNYIEKICQDAGIKTAEQWLADYRKVNNDHQKQCGFEIKDRDDDAESFWQGVRARQMIQNDRDAMETQSEIRVPAWGAEEDAQLPVLAFIYTPNPGLPSGLEKARGDQKRYFQKTGKWVPVIRVDMPTANNVDARFTYNEGDQHRDAPTPKVDNECKSYIASATWLQRDDPFLKGQPWSLQVTPTECGRNMTKQQQAAAYAELFSKYGKDKQWNPDNGSMYQQFVCHLEWSGDDNGKKVYSRDKRVWNLEPVRPASSWDEVFKQGCNPY; from the coding sequence ATGGATCGCTCAAAGACACTACTCATCACACTTTCATTATCGGCCTTATTGGCTGCGCCTTGCGTACAGGCAGGTGAAGGCACCGACGTTGCCTGGCTGATGAGCTACTACTACAACCGAACGCCGACCGATTGCGGAACCGGAAGACCGCTTGATCAGTGCTCTGGGCTAAGGCTGCGCGGCACGGACAGCGGGCAGGCTTTCGAACCCTGGGACCCAAGCCCGAACTCTGTCAAAAGCGGTGGCGTCTCGATGTCGTTCTTGCGCAAGGACGTAAAATATAAAGATCTGGGTCTGAAAAAGACCAACGGCTTCGTTTTGAAACCGAATGATTTCATTAGCCAGAACGAAAACAAAATAAGCACGTTGTGTTTCTTTCCCCTCGACGCCTGGACGGACTATCGAACCAATGCGGGGTGCAGCGAAAACAGTAACACGACGAACTATATTGAAAAGATCTGTCAGGACGCCGGAATTAAAACAGCAGAGCAGTGGCTGGCTGATTATCGAAAGGTCAACAACGATCATCAAAAACAATGCGGGTTCGAAATCAAAGACCGCGACGATGATGCCGAATCCTTTTGGCAAGGTGTCCGTGCCAGACAAATGATCCAGAACGACAGAGATGCCATGGAAACCCAAAGCGAAATACGGGTGCCTGCATGGGGGGCAGAAGAGGACGCGCAGTTACCGGTCCTGGCCTTCATCTACACGCCCAACCCCGGGTTGCCGTCCGGGCTGGAAAAAGCCCGGGGCGACCAGAAACGGTACTTTCAGAAGACCGGCAAATGGGTTCCGGTGATCCGGGTAGACATGCCAACAGCAAACAATGTCGACGCCCGCTTCACCTACAACGAGGGTGATCAACACCGAGACGCCCCAACCCCTAAAGTCGACAACGAATGCAAGAGCTATATTGCCAGCGCCACCTGGTTACAACGAGACGACCCGTTTCTCAAAGGCCAACCCTGGTCGCTGCAAGTGACGCCCACCGAATGCGGCCGGAATATGACCAAACAGCAGCAAGCGGCAGCGTATGCCGAGCTGTTCAGCAAATATGGCAAGGACAAGCAATGGAATCCCGATAACGGCAGCATGTACCAACAGTTCGTGTGCCATCTGGAATGGAGCGGCGACGATAACGGCAAAAAGGTCTACTCCCGCGACAAACGCGTCTGGAACCTCGAACCCGTTCGCCCGGCGTCCTCATGGGATGAGGTGTTCAAGCAGGGCTGCAATCCATACTAG
- a CDS encoding M60 family metallopeptidase, protein MDDRLTQGANSVAPNAVQAETRWQAYGFGSAESHRQRQARARGHTDYQPTNIYVTKGDRMEITATSLYMNLVSAVIGVPELDTPTSYPLKRGLNVLIATNTGLLGFTNLDPLGHVTLDITGQYSHVPFFRLDMTNLEWEQQMAQYSDAPVVLLTSPRAIVVVRYQSARLYLTDPVKLMANFDDAISAQDGISGVMNYGSMEWAVDPNKLFYVEADRLYMFAEDGHLGFHGATALSRLLSTRPEDGWGPWHESGHQRQLSPMTWGTGTGMTEVTVNLYSMAAQEVFLDRATGADSSYAPMKEYLASSLREYDNIKEAGHKLVMLWQLRLSFGTSFYPQLHQRYRLMHNPPTVSDDKAQRFIVETSLLSHLNLAEFFDRWGLYSNPETLNQIADLPALTKAIWENDADTTIEIDLPLLTYIPELAHILSSVHATFQDRIKFTVAEQWYTPYRYEITLNGTLVASVDNGECVGCEARIEEGIAYVEASTPISEGDEASVKVFVGGKLHAAASTASRPILLFNIKALFTDDRCAELSPATTQPRLDVLFFSLDEEKTDELHGRLLNRAQRLLLQKTIRSMIVSAGGVQVTFEDEDFKSHDYTIMFGAPPYATLEKGNPSGSELIDNTWICPGGVGNQEVTITAAGGIGNTYTLFSGNVEQAQIALPIRQLFTDYTMTQLVAGVDQASVDALYMTVNGNPLISVTNRAAYRSYLAIAQSMLLKTTVAKVVRTDDVLEVYFEGDTFKNHNYTLYVNNLYASEITQGEAYYSTLSGRIWISREKFEGNDHCVVNVEYQGIVTTLYESDAADAMSASASAWQGNDVTQCDLEKF, encoded by the coding sequence ATGGATGACCGACTCACTCAAGGAGCGAACTCCGTTGCGCCCAATGCCGTTCAAGCAGAAACCCGGTGGCAAGCCTACGGCTTCGGCTCTGCCGAAAGTCATCGCCAACGGCAGGCCCGGGCCAGAGGACACACCGACTACCAGCCTACTAACATTTATGTAACGAAAGGCGATCGGATGGAAATAACAGCAACCAGTCTGTACATGAATTTAGTGTCTGCAGTGATCGGGGTACCGGAACTCGATACGCCGACCTCGTACCCCCTGAAACGTGGACTGAACGTCCTTATTGCGACCAACACAGGCCTGCTGGGCTTTACCAATCTGGACCCGCTCGGTCACGTGACTCTGGACATAACAGGGCAGTACAGCCATGTGCCTTTTTTCAGACTGGATATGACCAACCTGGAATGGGAACAGCAAATGGCGCAATACAGCGATGCGCCTGTCGTGCTGCTCACTAGTCCCAGAGCCATCGTCGTCGTGCGCTATCAGAGCGCACGGCTCTACCTGACCGATCCTGTAAAGCTGATGGCCAATTTCGATGATGCCATCAGCGCGCAGGATGGTATTTCAGGCGTGATGAATTACGGCTCGATGGAGTGGGCGGTCGATCCCAATAAACTTTTCTACGTGGAAGCGGACCGGCTTTACATGTTTGCTGAAGACGGCCATCTGGGGTTTCACGGGGCGACTGCCCTGTCGCGATTGCTGTCAACTCGCCCTGAAGACGGTTGGGGCCCGTGGCACGAAAGCGGCCATCAACGACAACTCAGCCCCATGACATGGGGCACCGGCACCGGAATGACAGAGGTCACGGTCAATCTCTACTCGATGGCCGCCCAGGAGGTTTTCCTTGACCGTGCTACAGGCGCTGACTCCAGTTACGCCCCCATGAAAGAGTACCTGGCCAGTAGCCTGCGAGAGTACGACAACATCAAGGAGGCCGGGCACAAGCTTGTCATGCTCTGGCAATTGCGCCTTAGCTTTGGTACTTCGTTCTACCCGCAATTGCACCAGCGCTATCGGCTCATGCACAACCCGCCCACCGTCAGCGACGATAAAGCGCAGCGCTTCATCGTCGAAACCTCGCTGCTGAGCCACCTCAACCTGGCGGAATTCTTCGATCGCTGGGGGTTGTACTCAAACCCTGAAACCCTCAACCAGATCGCCGACCTGCCCGCATTGACAAAGGCCATTTGGGAAAATGACGCTGATACGACGATTGAAATCGATCTGCCGTTGCTCACTTATATCCCGGAGCTTGCCCATATCCTGTCCAGCGTACACGCGACCTTTCAAGACCGGATAAAGTTTACCGTTGCCGAGCAATGGTACACACCATACCGTTACGAAATAACGCTCAACGGAACGTTAGTGGCATCGGTCGACAATGGTGAATGCGTGGGTTGTGAAGCCCGTATCGAAGAAGGCATCGCCTACGTTGAAGCCAGCACACCCATCTCCGAAGGGGATGAGGCGTCGGTCAAGGTGTTTGTTGGAGGCAAGCTACACGCCGCGGCCAGTACGGCATCACGTCCCATCCTGCTGTTTAATATCAAGGCATTGTTTACCGATGACCGTTGCGCGGAACTAAGCCCTGCCACTACCCAGCCAAGGCTTGACGTTCTTTTCTTCAGTCTGGATGAAGAAAAGACCGATGAACTGCACGGCCGACTATTGAACCGTGCACAACGTTTACTCCTGCAAAAAACGATAAGAAGCATGATCGTCAGCGCAGGAGGTGTCCAGGTGACGTTCGAGGATGAGGACTTCAAGAGTCACGATTACACGATCATGTTTGGAGCCCCTCCTTATGCCACGCTTGAAAAGGGCAACCCCAGCGGATCCGAACTCATCGACAACACCTGGATATGCCCCGGCGGCGTCGGCAATCAAGAGGTGACCATAACGGCAGCCGGAGGCATCGGGAACACCTATACCTTGTTCTCCGGCAACGTCGAGCAGGCCCAAATCGCCCTGCCTATCCGCCAGCTCTTCACCGACTATACGATGACCCAACTGGTAGCAGGTGTCGATCAGGCAAGCGTTGATGCCCTTTATATGACCGTCAATGGCAACCCGCTTATCAGCGTGACAAACCGGGCGGCGTACCGTTCTTATCTGGCCATTGCCCAGAGCATGTTGTTGAAAACGACGGTCGCGAAGGTCGTTAGAACAGATGACGTGCTGGAAGTGTATTTCGAGGGAGACACGTTCAAAAATCATAACTACACGCTTTACGTCAACAACCTTTATGCCTCCGAGATCACCCAAGGCGAAGCCTACTATTCAACTCTGTCCGGCCGGATCTGGATCAGCCGCGAGAAGTTTGAGGGTAATGACCACTGTGTAGTGAACGTCGAGTATCAGGGGATCGTGACAACGTTGTATGAGAGCGATGCTGCAGACGCAATGTCTGCGTCTGCGTCTGCGTGGCAAGGAAACGACGTCACTCAATGTGACCTGGAAAAGTTCTAA
- a CDS encoding type III PLP-dependent enzyme, producing MPINVEDYYSAETFKKMKAFADKQETPFVVIDTAIISKAYDDLRAGFDFAKVYYAVKANPAVEVINLLKDKGSSFDIASIYELDKVLSCGVGPERMSYGNTIKKSKDIRYFYEKGVRLFATDSEADLRNIAKAAPGSKVYVRILTEGSTTADWPLSRKFGCQTDMAMDLLILARDLGLVPYGISFHVGSQQRDISVWDAAIAKVKVIFERLKEEDGIVLKLINMGGGFPANYITRTNSLETYAEEIIRFLKEDFGDDLPEIILEPGRSLISNAGILVSEVVLVARKSRTAVERWVYTDVGKFSGLIETMDEAIKFPIWTEKKGEMEEVVIAGPTCDSADIMYENYKYGLPLNLAIGDRMYWLSTGAYTTSYSAVEFNGFPPLKSFYL from the coding sequence ATGCCGATCAATGTCGAAGACTACTACTCAGCCGAAACCTTCAAGAAAATGAAGGCGTTCGCTGACAAGCAAGAAACTCCGTTCGTGGTCATTGATACCGCCATCATCAGCAAGGCCTATGACGACCTGCGTGCGGGCTTCGATTTCGCCAAGGTTTACTACGCAGTCAAAGCCAACCCTGCCGTTGAAGTCATCAATCTGCTCAAGGACAAGGGTTCTAGCTTCGACATCGCGTCGATCTACGAGCTGGACAAGGTCTTGAGCTGTGGTGTCGGTCCAGAGCGCATGAGCTACGGCAACACCATCAAGAAATCCAAGGACATTCGTTACTTCTACGAGAAGGGCGTGCGTCTGTTCGCCACCGACTCCGAAGCTGACCTGCGCAACATTGCCAAGGCAGCGCCAGGCTCCAAAGTCTACGTGCGCATCCTGACCGAAGGCTCGACTACGGCTGACTGGCCTCTGTCGCGCAAATTCGGCTGCCAGACCGACATGGCCATGGACTTGCTGATTCTCGCTCGCGATCTGGGTCTGGTGCCTTACGGCATCTCGTTCCACGTCGGCTCGCAGCAGCGCGACATCAGCGTCTGGGATGCCGCCATCGCCAAGGTCAAAGTGATCTTCGAGCGCCTGAAAGAAGAAGACGGCATTGTTCTCAAGCTGATCAACATGGGTGGCGGCTTCCCGGCCAACTACATCACCCGCACCAACAGCCTGGAAACCTATGCTGAAGAGATCATCCGCTTCCTGAAAGAAGACTTCGGTGATGACCTGCCGGAAATCATTCTGGAGCCAGGCCGTTCGCTGATCTCCAACGCCGGCATTCTGGTCAGTGAAGTGGTGTTGGTCGCGCGCAAGTCGCGTACTGCGGTCGAGCGTTGGGTGTACACCGATGTGGGCAAATTCTCCGGCCTGATCGAAACCATGGACGAAGCCATCAAGTTTCCGATCTGGACCGAGAAGAAGGGCGAGATGGAAGAAGTAGTCATCGCGGGTCCAACCTGTGACAGCGCCGACATCATGTACGAGAACTACAAGTACGGCCTGCCGCTCAATCTGGCCATCGGCGACCGCATGTACTGGTTGTCGACCGGTGCCTACACCACCAGCTACAGCGCAGTGGAGTTCAATGGCTTCCCGCCGCTGAAGTCGTTCTACCTGTAA
- a CDS encoding alpha-xenorhabdolysin family binary toxin subunit A has protein sequence MSTAVESQLTDGKEHTVEDVSRVSKDLMDALTSQAADVARAPGLLITNEDVRRIRRYVNTGLSLPTKLEEVTHLVGGVDNGIPGLEPEAICDLYVGIQAHARSWSALETTMQKVGSDLHVFSGNLISIATNVVEFIKSLDSYQTLKVGDLTPAQIEQLPPVAIMDQDSKKLPGLLALVDDLKVYIKEHSASTTSTRVGVTEFKRRLKDDIAPDVALKIRLASSKDGDEEVTRLTAEVDQLNERINQKLAEYEEYSDYKWIGFWWGPLGGAISYSIYGPKASSALSEKDSLIEKKSQIEQKIKQFNRLLSDLLAFETSLQDLKARVDGAASGVSNIESLWVLLEELVDSSYDRIKNTNNAVYLVSFVSRFQTLMDNWKSIQSQAFDLLTAFNEALNEPVA, from the coding sequence ATGTCTACTGCTGTTGAATCGCAATTAACAGATGGCAAAGAACACACGGTCGAAGACGTCAGTCGTGTCAGTAAGGATTTAATGGATGCCCTTACCAGTCAGGCGGCGGACGTTGCGCGTGCCCCCGGCTTGCTGATTACCAATGAAGATGTTCGCCGCATCAGGCGCTATGTCAACACGGGCTTGTCACTGCCAACAAAACTGGAAGAAGTTACCCATTTAGTGGGCGGCGTGGACAACGGTATTCCCGGCCTCGAGCCAGAGGCAATCTGCGATCTGTACGTGGGCATCCAGGCCCATGCGAGAAGCTGGTCGGCGCTTGAAACCACTATGCAGAAGGTCGGCAGTGACCTGCATGTGTTCTCGGGCAATCTGATTAGCATCGCCACTAATGTTGTGGAGTTCATCAAGAGCCTCGACTCTTACCAGACGCTGAAAGTAGGGGACTTGACCCCTGCGCAGATTGAGCAATTGCCCCCGGTCGCGATAATGGATCAAGACAGCAAGAAGCTGCCCGGGCTATTGGCGCTGGTCGATGACCTCAAGGTATACATCAAGGAACACAGCGCCAGTACCACAAGCACCCGGGTCGGGGTGACTGAGTTCAAGCGTCGTCTCAAAGATGACATCGCCCCTGACGTGGCGCTGAAAATAAGGCTGGCCAGTTCGAAAGACGGTGACGAAGAAGTGACGCGGCTTACCGCTGAAGTCGACCAGCTTAACGAGCGCATCAATCAGAAACTGGCCGAGTATGAAGAGTATTCCGATTACAAGTGGATCGGTTTCTGGTGGGGACCTCTCGGTGGGGCGATTTCCTATTCTATTTACGGGCCCAAAGCGTCAAGTGCGCTCAGTGAAAAAGATAGCCTGATTGAAAAAAAGAGTCAGATCGAGCAGAAGATAAAGCAATTCAATAGGCTGTTGAGCGACCTGTTGGCGTTCGAAACCAGTCTTCAGGACCTGAAGGCCAGAGTGGATGGCGCTGCCAGCGGCGTCAGTAATATAGAAAGCCTGTGGGTGCTGTTGGAGGAGTTGGTCGACTCGTCTTACGATCGCATTAAAAATACCAATAATGCCGTGTACCTGGTCAGTTTTGTTTCGCGCTTTCAAACACTGATGGATAACTGGAAATCGATTCAGAGTCAGGCCTTTGATCTGCTGACCGCTTTCAATGAAGCACTGAATGAACCGGTTGCTTGA
- a CDS encoding alpha-xenorhabdolysin family binary toxin subunit B — protein MNVHVLDTPFQLPKPDIAIIATSREKLKQTADTLGDIYLPVIKETLRSMVSEVGNVDKQVLDTLTLVPHMLSTEEMLPFLEAVKNLRSQPDNAKSSAAIADFNEEISTLLDARMASLSNQAKMLSKALINLDAIKVDTADHLIPDLDQNVVALEARLVIEQERLNELSQQIATVNALVKDIESLSLFDKLKPLVASLQVLAEVDPKNPLIGSIKAGITGVSNILNLVDAAVDYEQLIGLREMQQTQLTGLQATVDETRTALKVEVGKRDQLSALAPAEVCKKDYVREMGKLLEALKHVEVNSRLPATEVIEKRVEHFRLHADALNNYLVDLRSNWRN, from the coding sequence ATGAATGTTCATGTACTTGATACCCCTTTTCAACTGCCTAAACCTGATATCGCCATCATTGCTACCAGTCGTGAAAAACTGAAGCAAACGGCGGATACATTAGGTGATATTTATTTACCCGTCATCAAAGAAACCCTGCGCAGCATGGTCAGCGAAGTCGGTAATGTCGACAAGCAAGTCCTCGACACCCTGACGCTTGTTCCGCATATGTTAAGCACCGAGGAAATGCTGCCTTTTCTTGAGGCCGTCAAGAACCTCAGGAGCCAGCCTGACAATGCTAAAAGCAGCGCTGCCATCGCAGACTTCAATGAAGAAATCAGCACGCTGCTGGACGCACGAATGGCCTCTTTGAGCAATCAGGCCAAGATGCTGAGTAAAGCGCTTATCAATCTGGATGCGATAAAGGTCGACACTGCGGATCATCTGATACCTGACCTTGACCAGAACGTCGTGGCGCTGGAGGCCAGGCTTGTGATTGAGCAGGAGCGCCTGAATGAGCTTTCACAACAGATCGCTACGGTCAACGCGTTGGTTAAAGATATCGAGAGCCTCAGCCTTTTCGACAAGCTGAAGCCTCTGGTCGCATCGCTGCAGGTTTTGGCAGAAGTCGATCCCAAAAATCCGTTGATCGGTTCTATCAAGGCGGGTATCACGGGGGTGTCCAACATTCTGAATCTGGTAGACGCTGCCGTTGACTATGAGCAACTGATAGGTCTGAGGGAAATGCAGCAAACGCAGTTGACCGGCCTGCAAGCAACGGTTGACGAGACGCGTACAGCGCTGAAAGTCGAAGTGGGCAAGCGCGACCAGCTCTCGGCCCTCGCCCCTGCTGAGGTCTGCAAGAAAGACTATGTTCGCGAGATGGGTAAATTGCTCGAGGCTTTGAAGCATGTTGAGGTCAACAGTCGCCTGCCTGCCACCGAAGTGATCGAAAAGCGTGTCGAGCATTTCAGACTGCACGCGGATGCACTGAATAACTATCTGGTGGATCTGCGAAGCAACTGGCGCAATTGA